The genomic window CCAATCCAGATACTCACCATAGATTATAATATTCTTGGTTGCAGTACGCGTCAAACCAGTGAATGAGTTAGATGCAGTACAGGTATAAGTGCCAGCATGATTCAGGGATGCAATAACAGAAAATGTGGCTGAGTTGCTGACAGGTTGTCCATtgtgtaaccaagtgaattgtgctgctgggttagaatcagcaacacagctcaaggtaatATTTGCCCCAGTAGGGTACTCATTGGCTGAATGTACAATTGTGGCGTTATCTGGTCcatctggaagaaagaaaaggattccaTATTGAGATTATGGCAGAAATAAGGGGGCATCTCCTAGTCTATAACCCATCACCAAGAACCACTGTGTCTCCCTGATcctcctttgagctgggaaattcacaactcatcttctacttttccagtgtggatctgaacttggaagatcttagggctttctccagttcagcaccctggcTGGCCACCCTCAACCAGAACACATGGCAAGGCCAGTttgggctccctaaagatgaagggggttgggaacctcagagcctaccTCTTTAGctctcagagaagggactgaattagcctgggcctctgggaacacaccaccaggctataagaaggcaccatataggaagaagcaatatactcACAGGTAACATTCAGTGTGAATGGATTACTCCTTTTCCTAAACAATGGGTTCTCGATTTCACACACATAGGGCCCTTTGTTTTCCGTTCTTCTGAGACTGAGGATAGTGAGTGTCCTCTTATCCGGCGACAGCTGTATCCTGTTACCACCTAGGGCAAGTCCATTTATGAACCACCGGTAAGCGTGAATTTGACCCGTAGCATTGCATGTCattgagaagtccttggtctccactgcagtattgttggaggtgatgatggtaggtttggacagtggTGCTGTGCAgggaatagacagaaaatgactgtattcgtactttttcttatcttataaccttataagtggtttggaagtggcctgtctaagaccttggcaAGGCTGGGGGCCAGAGACtaaaaacctgtgatttcaaaggCAAAGACACCCCTTTCTATGGTGcagatctcatctcctccagtccttaagaAAAGTTCTTCTTCAGTTCTGtgactgacaaagacattcacatggagtcCAAGCCCCTGGTGCTCAGTCTTGATGGGCTGAGGCAAGCTGGTCTGGGGATGATAGACCACTTCATCCAGCACCTGGGCTTGAATTTGAGGCCTTTCTAACTTGGCAGAACCACcaagagtttatgattccttGGCCTGGACTTCCAGAAGCCAGGGTCCCTTACCTTGACAGCTTGATAAGGATATAGGGAGCCGGTGGTGTGGATAGACTAAAGTCAGGCCATGGGGAGATtgtgctcagaaagggaaacattactttaaCTCTGtcgaggaaagaaaaggaaaggcagagagtgggAATAGATCAGTTCTTATCAGGATAAAAAAGGATGAGCCTCTGGCTGGGAGTCAGGTTAGATCTGTTTCAAGTCTGGATATATTGAACCCACAATAATATCTCTAGAGCATAGGACATGATTTGCCCCCAGGATGTCCATACCCTTTACAGAAGATTCTAGAATTCCCTGCTTTGggatctttcctttcctttggtgTTTCCTGCCCTACAGgatgagaatgagaatgttgaaggtgatcttcAAGCTCACATGAGGTTTTATGCTGGGAATCTAAGCTAATGGGGACTAAATTTCCCTGAGCCTTTATGGTCCAAggagagacctttcctgatctctagTTGGAAGTTAAAATACCTCACTGAGAGAGGTATgtgttgtaataattaaaggagtttggcataaactgttacagataaaagagtggttgccttaaactgtgacctcaAAGATAtgttttcaaatcaaaaatatagtggtcacccGGGAAAAATTCCCACATAttaaatataaccaagtcagctgggttttatggagattttaattaatacaaataaggaattaatgaaagagagagaataagaggaaacaatgagaaaagagataggccagcttaggccagcctaggcttttaagccttaagagagagatcagtcagtcttttatcactcatgtaaaaaatagactcagatacaggactacaatccccacgagcctttgctccacttccccagaatgccttgtaatctcacctgggccgagatcgagaagggatttaagctgattcaaaagcttttgaggggggcttggggcttttggacttccgttttgcagcaggagcgtctcttgtgtgatgtgaggttattttgtctaggcctctggcataggcacatgtttcttacttgtatattctttaatctttaatcctttaataaacctttaaaaaatataatacttcttgcagagagaaactaatttctacctgcctcagtctccccatctcccctaaattttaatctttacactcaccacaagatttgtcccaagcaagactctagtgttcagagagataccAGTTCAcctttggccagctcaatctccatctaagttcagccaccaagcccttccCATTCATCTTTGGCCATATGAAACCTCTTCAGAGAGAGGTCCTCAGAGAGAGtttttctctcagcttctgatttccttttaaagagaattttctcctatgtcacctcccctaagttctcacatctaccaatcacagtagacattttccaaaggacaaaccattcttaattcacacctgagtagactaaaacctcatacctcttttgttaaggcttgtcccttacaagttggcaagttgcctgaccttcataggtacttagcaccttcctaaaaatggacttagcttaaggcttttgtttcactataagtatgagttaagtacttatttattgttcagtaaagagtttacaactttatcttcctctaaaatatgcttaagtatgggtggagtagagttctcacattcctgactaagtcccttcattgttaaaatggggaatggtcttaaccaagtgttatgaagtagggtctgagaatttttaagattcacagtgtgCCAGAGCAATCCCTGGGGCACATCCAGGATCATCAACAGGCTTCCTTCCTGGGTcatccatggccagctgtcttaaaattaatttccaattttacAGGTATAAGTgagaaatatttcagcttccttgacctttctccttgttattttggTAGAGCTTGCACTCCATCCCTGGGTCTCCACTGGGAAGTTTAAGGTGAGGAAGAATGAGCCTCCCATTTGtatccagtaaagccaagtgAGACTGACCAGGAcagtgacaaatctgaggtcagctagccaccttttgtagtggggggagaatatgaagaAACAGTGAGCATGCTCCTGAGCATGAAGGTCATGGtaggactttttggaaggtgttttggCAGCATCAATGGATCCAGTGACTGACATGACATAGTGACTAGTGTTGGACTAAgagtgagaaagacctgagttcaaattctgtctcaaaatgttACTGGTTGTGCGACTTACTAGCAAGTCcctatctgtgtctcagtctcctgatttgttaaatgggtaaaataatctctCCCTCTTAGTGTTGTTGGATGAAATGAGACCATATATAAAAGCTGTGTATAAATCCCAAGAAGAGCCCAAACAaaggttcagaggaaggaaagtcaGAGTGTGAGACTGGGTACCAAATGTAGACTCAGGCTGTCTGAGCACACAATGCATGGCCAGAAGTATCTGTAATGCCTGCTGCCATTTTCTGAAGGGCTAAGGTTTAATGCCAGAACAAGAACACTCAAGGATAATCtgtaggcaatagagagtcatAGAGAAGAGACATgagcacacacatattttattGAAGGGCCAATTAAGGGCACTAGAGATGCTTagcccaaagaagaaaagacttgaggAGGAGGGGAGACATGTCTCCAAAGACTGGTCAAGTTATAATGGGTTTGATGCCCCTGCCAGGGGATGCTCAGTGGTTACATTGATCAGGGAGGGACTATTTCCTAATGTGTCAGTATCTTTTCTCCTTACAGCAACATTCTGGtacccttttatctcttgtctatcacaaaacaactcttttttaaaacccttacctcctgcattagaatcaatactctgtattgtttccaaggcagaagggccaggcaatgggggttaagtaactagctcaaggtcacacagctaagaagtgtctgaggcaagatttgaacccaagatttcctgatCCACAGCCAGGCTCTCAATTcgctgagttacccagctgcccctgcagaTCAGCTCTTCAGAGGAGGTAATGGCTTCTTTTTCAGAAGGGGCAGGGATTATGATTGGAATCCTGGTATCTAATTGAGAACTCTACTATATTTTGTTAGAAAGAAAGGCGAGTAGGATTGTGTGGCCTCTGACTCTTATTTCTCCTAGTCTGCCTCCAGAAATGtgggagaaaaatgaagatgattcCTCAATTTCTTGACCTTCTCTAGGCCCCtggtctccttcccttccctaagCTTGCCTTTCACACAATATTTACTGATATGGATCTCATTGTTCTTTTCAGGGTTATTCATTGTACCTCcttttttcccaacttctttCTCAAGCAAAAAGtctttacttttctgtttttagaAGATGTGGTAGACCTAGATTGATGTAGCcccaaaattaaggaaataagatttaaaaagacAGAGCCGAAAAGAATGAAGAGGCAGCAAAGGGATCAGGGATAGGGTAGtctagagataaagagagatggaggagagttTTCAGCAAGCTGTATCTCAAGGAAACTGGTCTATGGGTTTTCCTTGACTACACAGGCCAAACAGCAAACAGTTTTAATGGACTtgactcccttctcatttctcttccaaaaatgatttgggatGCTTTGCAAAACTGATCTGAAGAGGATTCCTGGACTGACTCTGCAACAGTTATGAGACGCATAAACAGGCTTACATCCAACCCAATCCTTTCTTGGGTGAGGAAGGGCTCCAACATTTGCCCCTCTATAATCAGATGGAAATCAGGCTGGCTCAATcatccctggcctcagatattcctctcTTGCTATTGGTCTCCTTCTGTCCACTAGGTGGAACTACCAGTACAGGAAGGACTCATTAGTACAAAAAGTTTCAGAGTAGCAGTTGACACATAATGTGATCTAGGGCATCTTAAACTCTCTAGGGCTGTCTCTGGATACAACTGACTTCAGTTccctggaaagatcaggaaatgtccaattaaacaggaaatcttgaaaatcaaaaagagagtttaataaaatcaaaagaaaataaaaaacagaattaaataatactaggatctggtttttaaaatataaatacaattaaatagatgaagcattggttaatttgattaaagatagaagaaaacattataaccaatagcaaaaatgaaaaggatgaatgagttagcaatgaagttgaaattaaggaaattttgAGCACTTATTTTGAGCAATCATGTGCCAGCAAAATTGAAATGtaagtaaaatagatgaatacttacaaaaaagaTTAATTGCTCAGATTAGCAGAattataaatagaatatttaaacaactcaatcttagaaaaagacattgaagaaacCACAAATGAGTTCTCtatgaaaaagtccccaggatCAGATTGATATACCAGTGAATTACCACACTGAAGGAACAATGAATCTCAATGCTATTTAAACAATCTTAAAAatctaggcaatgagggctatGGGGTGATCAGTAGATAGCAGGGCCTAGAttcaggaggaccagggttcacatctggcctcagatactttggaTGTGTGACCACGGGCATGTCATTATCCCCCTTTTTCTAGCCTTTACTTCTCAACTTACTTTGAACCaatactcagaattgattccaagatggaagggaagaattttcaaaaataggtaaagaaagaaTCCCACCTAATTCCTTTTGTGatccaaatatatttttgataCCAAAGCCAgtgaaagcaaaaacagaaaaagaattggaatacttaaataatcctgtattagaaatagaaattgaacaaggcatcacaaatgtccctaagaaaaaatccacagggcctgatggTTCTATAAGTGTGTTATATCAAACATACAacgaacaactaatcccaatattatacaaaatatttgatgtaataaacaaacagggagttgtaccaaattccatttatgacacaattatggtactgattccaaagccaggcacatcaaaaacagagaaagaaaactatagactaatctccttcatggacatagatgcaaaggtcttaaatagaatactagcaaaaagactccagcaactgatcctgagggttattcattatgatcagttgggattcataccagattaatattaggaaaatcatccacataattgaccatatcaacaagcaaaccaacaaaaatcacatgattatcacaacagatgcagaaaaagcctttgactaaatacaacactcattccaacTGAAAGcacaagaaagtataggaatagaagggcctttcctaaaaataatcaacagtatatatctaaaaccattagccaacatcatctgcaatggagataaactagatgtattcccaataagagtacaagtgaaataaggatgcccattatcacctctactatttaacattgtactagaaacactagcagtagcaattagagaagaaaaagacattgaaggcattaaaataggcaatgaggagatcaagctatctctctttgcagatgatatgatggtctacttaaagtatcatagagaatcaattaaaaggcTAGTGGGAATAATCAACCATTTTACCCAAGttacatgatacaaaataaacccacatatgttatcagcatttctatatatttccaatacatctcaacagcaagaataagaaagagaaattccatttaaaatcaccctacacaatataaaatatgtaggaatctatctgccaaagcaaacacaagaactatatgaacacaactacaaaacaatttccacaaaattaaaactagatctaaataattggaagaacattaactgctcatgagtaggatgagttaacataataaaaatgacaatcctacccaaacttatttagtgccacacccatggaactaccaagaAAGTTGCTTATTGAAGTAGAAAAAACATCACAAAGTTCgtttggaagaaccaaagatcaaagatatccagggaaataatgaaaaaaaatgtgtaggAAGATGTCCTAGAAGTAGCAGATCTCAAACAATACGATAAATCAGGGGTCATCAAAGcaaaatggtactggctaagagacagaaaggagaatcagtggaatagacttggggtaagggacctcagcaagactgtctatgataaacccaaagatcccagctttgaggaccaaaatccattttttgacaaaaatggctgggaaaattggaagacaatatgggagtgATTGGGtgtggatcaacatctcaaaccataaaccaagaaaattcagaatgggtgaatgacatgaatgttaaaagaaggaaaatataagtaaattaggtgaacacaaaatagtatgtatatatcagatctttgggaaagcaaagattttaagacaaagcaagagttagaaagaatcacaaatggaaagtaaataatttttattatattatactaaaaaggttttgtgccaacaaaaccaatgtaac from Monodelphis domestica isolate mMonDom1 chromosome 4, mMonDom1.pri, whole genome shotgun sequence includes these protein-coding regions:
- the LOC130458746 gene encoding carcinoembryonic antigen-related cell adhesion molecule 5-like — translated: MTCNATGQIHAYQWFINGVAPDGRRIQLSPDRRTLTLSSLTRFDNKGPFVCEIENPLFRNRSDPFPLNVTYGPDIATIVRSAGVYPTGVNITLSCVADSNPPAQFTWLQNGQSVSNSAIFSVISSLNHAGTYTCIASNSFTGMTRTATKNIIIYAPLSKPTIITSNNTAVETKDFSMTCNATGQIHAYRWFINGLALGGNRIQLSPDKRTLTILSLRRTENKGPYVCEIENPLFRKRSNPFTLNVTYGPDNATIVHSANEYPTGANITLSCVADSNPAAQFTWLHNGQPVSNSATFSVIASLNHAGTYTCTASNSFTGLTRTATKNIIIYGEYLDWAPNFVWGSLFPWHDRNRQK